The following proteins are encoded in a genomic region of Arcobacter cloacae:
- a CDS encoding TIGR03643 family protein — protein MYFEKKERLKLDFTKKPKKQKKDLTPFQEEDLNRLIEMAWQDRTTFDTIFELYGLTENQVKKKMRTLMKKSSFKMWRKRVQGKATKHKKKVSHKVIKFQGPW, from the coding sequence ATGTATTTTGAAAAAAAAGAGAGATTAAAACTAGACTTTACAAAAAAGCCAAAAAAACAAAAAAAAGATTTAACACCATTTCAAGAAGAGGATTTAAACCGACTTATTGAAATGGCATGGCAAGATAGAACTACCTTTGATACTATTTTCGAGCTTTATGGTTTAACTGAAAATCAAGTGAAAAAGAAAATGCGAACTTTGATGAAAAAAAGCAGTTTTAAAATGTGGAGAAAAAGAGTTCAAGGCAAAGCTACAAAACATAAAAAGAAAGTATCTCATAAAGTTATTAAATTTCAAGGTCCTTGGTAA
- a CDS encoding lipocalin family protein, protein MKNFFKLLTPIFALFLFTACSSKNPPLQTVQKVELNKYLGSWYKIARYEHFFERDCKNVTANYSMMDEKTIKVINRCTKIQTNEKKEATGRAYAIDGSNSKLKVSFFRPFYGDYWVLMLDENYSYAVVGTPSREYLWILAREKTISEEVKNEILQKLPTLGFDTSKFIWTIQE, encoded by the coding sequence ATGAAAAACTTTTTTAAACTCTTAACACCTATTTTTGCCCTATTTTTATTTACAGCTTGTTCTTCAAAAAATCCCCCTTTACAAACTGTACAAAAAGTAGAACTAAATAAGTATTTAGGCTCTTGGTATAAAATTGCAAGGTATGAACACTTTTTTGAAAGAGATTGTAAAAATGTAACTGCAAACTACTCAATGATGGATGAAAAAACAATAAAAGTAATCAATAGATGTACAAAAATCCAAACAAATGAGAAAAAAGAAGCAACAGGTAGAGCCTATGCAATTGATGGGTCAAATAGTAAATTAAAAGTTAGTTTTTTTAGACCATTTTACGGGGATTATTGGGTTTTAATGCTTGATGAAAACTATAGTTATGCAGTTGTTGGAACTCCTAGTCGTGAATATTTATGGATTTTAGCAAGAGAAAAAACTATTTCAGAAGAGGTAAAAAATGAGATTTTACAAAAACTTCCAACTTTAGGATTTGATACTTCAAAATTTATTTGGACTATTCAGGAGTAA